The window taattttatttatttgaaaataaatcaaaataattattttaaatttataaatttggtatgtaaatttttagtgcttacaagaTATGTAAAAGTGTGATTGGATGTGATTTGTTGAGGGATAAGAGACCGGTAATAAAAGATCGTGATATCATGAAATTAGAGATTGATTGAGATTAAAGATTGATTTGTCGATGGATAAGAGACGTATGAAAGTGTAATCGAGATTTTGGTTGGTTTGTCAATGGATAAAAAACaagtgaaagtgtgattgagattggtggttggtttatcgagggataagaggcgtgtgaaaatgtgattgagattgataaTTAGTTTGTCAAGAAATAAGATGTCGGTAAGATTGATATTTGTGATTGATTTGTTAAGGGATAAAAGATCGTTAACAAAGGATcataaggtcacgagattagatgTCGATTTTGAtaggtggttaaaaatatatgtgaatgagatgctGATTGACCGAAGTGTTAGATCATGATATTAAAGATCGATTgatattggtggttagtttgttGAGGGATAAGAGACGTTTGAAAGTGTGAAATCACGAGATGGATtggtcaattgagattttggtggttggtttggcacGAGATGAAAGACGTGTTGTGTGAAGTCATAATATTAGTAATGAGTGTTGTCCattggaaaaataaatgtgtgaatgagatggttggttgacAGAAATATGAAAGTTATGTCACGAGATAAAAGGTCGATTgaattagtgattggtttgCCGAAGTGAGAGTGAAGAGGTAGCGGTGATGATATGAGTTGTTTgaggtaaaaaaaaatactctaaATGAGGTCACGGAAGTGAAGGTAAAAAAGTTGATGATATGATGAGATGGTTGGCTTGCCAAAAGTGATGACAAAAGACGTTGAATTATCGAGATGATTGATTGCAAAAGTGAGTCACGAGATTAATAATATGAGATGTCTATTAGATaagaaattatattgttagttgACCGAGAAATAAGGGTAAAATGTCGAAGTTAAAGAGATCGGTGAGCTAAtgagaaaaaagttaaatgaatgtattcttattaaatttgttatttttttttttatgaatagcGAAACAAGTACAACGATGAATGAGAGTAAAAAGTCGATCATTAGGTTCTCTCAACTATTGAAACTTTTCATGTTAAGACATAGATGTttgattgaatttttaatattctttgaaGTCAATTTTTTGTGTgataatagagaaaaaaaatagatattatttaaaataactagaTGAAAATTGTGACAATAATAATTTGATCAATAAGATATGtccattaaaaaaatgttaattaaattacataatttaaaatttgtgatATTTGAAATTGCATATATTTTGATaaccttattattattactaaaatCTTCTTCCTATGATCCCATCAATCCCTGCACGAAGCTACTTACTTCCCACATCCTCtgtttctttctctctctctatctctgtGATCATCGATTACCCTTTTCTCTTTGAGCAATGGCGATGGCGGCGGAAGACAGCACCGTGACTCTCTACAGCGGCACCACCCTCACCGACGCCAAGAACAATCCATTCCCAATTAAAGTGGGTCTGGCCCAGATGCTCCGCGGAGGCGTAATTGTCGAAGTCACCGACCCAGAACAAGCCAAGATCGCCGAATCAGCCGGATCTTGTTGCATCGTCGTCTCCGATCCTAGTACAGGAGGAGGTATATCTAGAATGCCCGATCCAACTCTCATCAAGGAGATCAAGCGATCGGTCTCAATCCCAATCATGTCCAATTGCAGAGTCGGCCATTTCGTCGAAGCTCAGATCTTGGAAGCTGTGGGTGTCGATTACATCGACGAGAACGAGATTCTCGCATTCGCAGACGAGGACAATTTCATCAACAAACACAATTTCGGCGTCCCATTCGTCTGCGGTTGCCGCGATTTCGGCGAGGCTCTAAGAAGAGTGAGAGAAGGCGCAGCAATGATAAGGATCCAAGGCGATTTAAACCTCACCGGAAACATCGTGGAGACAGTTCGAAACGTGAGGAAAGTGATGGGAGATATCAGGGTTCTAACTAATCTAGACGAAGACGAGGTTTTTTCATTCTCGAAAGAGATCGCAGCTCCTTACGACATGGTTGCTCAGACAAAACAATTGGGTCGATTACCGGTTGTTCATTTCGCCGCCGGTGGGATTGTTACGCCGGCTGATGCTGCTATGATGATGCAATTGGGTTGTGATGGGGTATTTGTGGGGAGGGAGACTTTTGATTGTTCAGATCCGTATAGACGTGTTCGGGCGATTGTTCAAGCTGTAAGGAATTATAATGATTCGAATGTGTTGGCCAAGATGAGCTCTGGTTTGGAAGATGTAATGGCGGATCTCACCATCAATGAGAACAGAGTACAACAACAAGAACAACACTATGCTGATTGATTGAGAAACACCAAATAATAATgttaacatttataaatgtcacatcTTTATGTTCAGATTGAGagattttttggatttttatttttggatttttgctTGAATTGAGTGTTCTTTCTTAATCATGTGTATGTGATGTGAGTGTGTATTTGGATCAGATTTTGATTTAACCATTCCAAAATATGAAACCAATTTGAAGAAACAAATCACTCTAAGAAATATTCTTTATGACCCAAGTTCTATTCGGGTAGGGTATGAATAGATACTTTACATTTTTCGGTTCATCAGTAAAAATCTTTCTGAGATAAGGTGACAACTTCTACATCTGGTTAGATGTGTTATATACTTAACCCGTGAGAATTAATCACActccaaataaaaaatagtatcaAATATGTGTTATATACTTAACCCGTGAGAATTAATCACActccaaataaaaaatagtatcaAATACTATGTATAGATGAAAACATGATACCCAATATGGGTAATGCAAACCTAGGTTCAAGATCTAAGATAGGGAGTAAATGGTTTATACCCATACTagattcatatataaaaatagcaATATTGTGGTTGATACCCACTCTGTTATATCTCTTTTCCTCCTGTTTGCTAGTTATGTTCAACAGTTAcagaacttaaaaaaaaaagtttaaaaagacattctgaaaacaaaaacaaattgcTTTAAGCAAAACAAAAACTTAGTTTAAAATGACAAATTCTGAAGACAGGTATTGTATGACCTGTTAGAATTTGATTTGTGCACTGTCATTCTATTAATCCTGGTTAAATTTGATAGAGCTCCATTCAAAGAAGTTATTTCAAGATGAGATGATAATGGAACCAAAATGGTTGCAGATAACAAAAATAGATGAAAGAACAAACAAACTTAAAGAGAAATTTAGAATTGTTAAAACAAAGTGTCAATCTCTGCACACAACACAAACCTTAAACAGTTTTCATTTCATTATTAAGAAATAGCACAAccaagttttatatataatagcaTCATCAAAACAAGCAAGCAATGAGACATGAAATCATCATAGCATATATGAAACTGAAGAGACACTCATTTTTTGCCACTCTTCTTGAGCCCAGCACCTCCAAATGAACCCTTTTGTTGAGCCTTAGCTTTAAGCTCCTTCAGTGCCTGCAAGAAAATAGTTCAACACAAACTAAGACTCATAATactctttcttttcaaaatcaaatatgtaATCACCCCCAAAAACAATACCCACCTTCTcctcatctt is drawn from Impatiens glandulifera chromosome 3, dImpGla2.1, whole genome shotgun sequence and contains these coding sequences:
- the LOC124931159 gene encoding pyridoxal 5'-phosphate synthase-like subunit PDX1.2 is translated as MAMAAEDSTVTLYSGTTLTDAKNNPFPIKVGLAQMLRGGVIVEVTDPEQAKIAESAGSCCIVVSDPSTGGGISRMPDPTLIKEIKRSVSIPIMSNCRVGHFVEAQILEAVGVDYIDENEILAFADEDNFINKHNFGVPFVCGCRDFGEALRRVREGAAMIRIQGDLNLTGNIVETVRNVRKVMGDIRVLTNLDEDEVFSFSKEIAAPYDMVAQTKQLGRLPVVHFAAGGIVTPADAAMMMQLGCDGVFVGRETFDCSDPYRRVRAIVQAVRNYNDSNVLAKMSSGLEDVMADLTINENRVQQQEQHYAD